Proteins encoded together in one Macadamia integrifolia cultivar HAES 741 chromosome 8, SCU_Mint_v3, whole genome shotgun sequence window:
- the LOC122086876 gene encoding uncharacterized protein LOC122086876 yields MAENESQWPPPPPDPMAKVIEMFQQLSADQKTISERLLRLENQSVTPIQGSNVPFEREDRYQLQSAVHRQHRRSVERAQQRTPTAPPTFEEHVRSYFNGDLEAPRRRTDDSQKVKLELKEFNGKHDPQVFYDWLAALDDYFDWYELSESRKMRLARTKLVGSAREWWRTEERDLEDRGRAPITWEEMKEDLSAKYLPRHFRSQLQDKLNTLRQGSMSVAEYMEQFDSLYSRTGIRENELQVLSRFRLGLRSDINRAIGVVDVSNVREYFEKAVHAEELLAPTGRRFGYQAREITKNFSAKNPTSYPPRTTPSPRADHKGKAPMPSTATVQCFHCQERGHYAKNCPTRHKVAVMVDADDTPDEDNSHIFPIPLEEEDKNVDYYDGAEANEDDSYGIHVVSRILVAETKGEDWRRTCIFYSRMRSADRTVQVIVDSGSCVNVVSKLFVKKAHLKVEKHPQPYKVSLLNGNTLEVNQRCFVPLQLSRYEEKVWCDVIPMKLTDVLLGRPWMYDNDVLTGGKKNQCIFTFKGQRTILEPINVSEEMRKRQTLRTNQKATTDTNKMLVLPQKKILAVPQKQFERTSHDTGMILALVTREVTPPPTVQLTRPIRELLTDFSDLVPDELPNKLPPMRDIQHAIDLVPSSVLPNLPAYRLSPTEHTELKRQVDELLKKGFIIESLSPCAVPALLTAKKDGSWRMCVDSRAIKKITVKYRFPIPRLDDMLDMLSGAKVFSKLDLRSGYHQIRIRPGDEWKTAFKTKDGLFEWKVMPFGLTNAPSTFMRVMTVYSKHPDDHIDHLKQVLRGVEADPEKIKSITNWPTPKTITEVRSFHGLASFYRRFIRNFSAVMAPITECIKQSKGKFEWTTAATKALHLIKKKMTEAPVLRLPDFNRVFEVATDASHIGLGGVLIQEGHPIAFYSEKLNDAKRRYSTYDLELYAVIQVLRHWRHYLIGKEFILYTDHEALKHLHSQKSISQKHAKWVAYLQEFVFAMKYKAGKENTVADALSRKVLTINTFSAHAVSIEQIRDEYASDKDFRVLYAELQQGEQHPKYSVHNGYLFFGTRLCIPDSSLRHHIIRELHGGGLGGHFGKDKTIIQVTDRYYWPHIAKDVDHVIKRGCSTAWLPSTIVSDRDVKFMSYFWKTLWLKTNTKLQFSTAFHPQTDGQTEVVNRSLGNLLRCLVRDYEKTWPAILDIAEFAYNSSVNRTTGRTPFEILLGIQPQRPIDLVPLPPQARISLEADEFLRHITEVHANVRRRIALSNDVYKTTADRHRRYVEFKPGDMVMVRINPERFQPGVNTKLHPKKMGPYKVLKRIGPNAYVLELLEEMTISDVFNVADLHLYVGHHSDDGDLEQMLRLPQLTPPLEDVIEEVLDDTYKTTRRGTGYHTFLVKWKGRPRTDCTWIHADDFKRLDPDLYERYMSFTHSSETNLVSGEPFLTAFQRSHAFFIARSQSSLVVVFAGTPMQMLITSS; encoded by the exons atggcagagAATGAGTCACAGTGGCCGCCGCCTCCACCTGATCCAATGGCAAAAGTCattgaaatgtttcaacaacTCTCTGCTGATCAAAAAACTATTAGTGAGAGGTTACTGCGACTTGAGAACCAAAGTGTTACTCCAATACAAGGCAGCAATGTACCATTCGAGAGGGAGGACAGGTATCAACTACAATCTGCTGTGCATCGTCAACATAGGAGAAGTGTTGAAAGGGCACAACAAAGAACCCCTACAGCACCACCTACCTTTGAGGAGCATGTAAGATCTTATTTCAATGGTGATCTTGAAGCACCCCGTCGACGTACTGATGATTCACAAAAAGTCAAgcttgaattaaaggagttcaaCGGAAAACATGATCCACAGgtattttatgattggttggctGCTTTagatgactattttgattggTATGAGTTGTCTGAGTCACGTAAGATGAGACTAGCACGTACTAAGCTAGTTGGCTCAGCCCGCGAATGgtggagaactgaagaaagggATCTAGAAGATCGTGGTAGAGCTCCCattacttgggaagagatgaaagaagatCTTAGTGCCAAATACTTACCACGACACTTTAGATCACAACTGCAGGACAAGCTGAATACTCTTCGTCAAGGGAGTATGTCCGTTGCAGAGTATATGGAGCAGTTTGATTCACTCTATTCACGCACTGGCATCAGGGAGAATGAATTACAGGTACTTTCCCGCTTTCGTTTGGGTTTGAGATCTGATATAAATCGTGCTATTGGCGTAGTAGATGTATCCAATGTCAGGGAATACTTCGAGAAGGCAGTACATGCAGAGGAGTTACTAGCTCCTACGGGTAGAAGGTTTGGATATCAAGCTAGAGAGATCACAAAAAATTTTTCAGCAAAAAATCCTACTTCTTATCCTCCACGTACCACACCTTCTCCACGTGCTGATCACAAGGGGAAAGCACCTATGCCTAGCACTGCCACAGTGCAATGCTTTCATTGTCAGGAGAGGGGACATTATGCCAAAAATTGTCCTACACGTCACAAAGTAGCAGTGATGGTTGACGCTGACGATACTCCTGATGAAGATAATTCCCATATCTTTCCAATCccattggaagaagaagacaaaaatgTTGATTATTATGATGGGGCTGAAGCAAATGAAGATGACTCCTATGGAATTCATGTGGTTTctcgcatattggtggctgaaaccaaaggcgAGGATTGGCGACGTACATGCATATTTTACAGCCGCATGCGTTCAGCTGATCGCACTGTACAGGTGATAGTTGACAGTGGCAGCTGCGTTAATGTTGTCTCTAAGttgtttgtgaagaaagcaCATTTGAAGGTAGAGAAACACCCGCAGCCTTACAAAGTATCCCTACTGAATGGCAACACTTTGGAGGTCAATCAGCGATGTTTTGTTCCATTACAACTTTCTCGATATGAAGAAAAGGTATGGTGTGATGTTATTCCTATGAAGCtaactgatgttcttttagggagACCATGGATGTATGATAATGATGTTCTCACTGGTGGAAAGAAGAATCAGTGCATATTTACCTTTAAAGGGCAGCGCACTATACTTGAGCCTATCAATGTATCAGAGGAGATGCGTAAGAGACAGACATTGAGGACTAACCAGAAAGCCACCACCGATACCAACAAGATGCTAGTCCTTCCACAGAAGAAGATCTTAGCTGTTCCACAAAAGCAGTTTGAGCGAACCAGCCATGATACAGGCATGATATTAGCCCTGGTTACTAGAGAGGTCACTCCACCACCAACAGTTCAGCTCACACGGCCTATTAGAGAGCTTCTAACAGACTTTTCTGATTTAGTACCTGACGAGCTACCTAATAAGCTCCCTCCCATGCGCGATATTCAGCATgctattgacttggtacctAGTTCTGTGCTTCCCAACCTTCCAGCTTACCGTCTCAGTCCTACAGAACACACTGAGCTCAAAAGGCAAGTTGATGAACTACTAAAGAAGGGGTTTATCATTGAGAGCCTTAGTCCTTGTGCTGTACCAGCATTACTTACTGCAAAAAAGGATGGCTCATGGCGTATGTGTGTCGACAGCAGAGCAATCAAAAAAATAACGGTTAAGTATAGATTTCCCATACCACGACTTGATGATATGCTAGACATGTTGTCCGGTGCAAAggtcttttcaaaattggaccttcgaagcggctaccatcaaattcgtATTCGGCCAGGAGACGAATGGAAGACCGCCTTCAAAACCAAGGATGGACTGTTCGAGTGGAAGGTCATGCCCTTTGGTCTGACGAATGCACCTAGTACATTCATGCGAGTTATGACAG TTTACAGCAAGCATCCAGATGATCACATCGACCATTTGAAGCAAGTCTTGAGG ggggttgaagctgatcctgagaagatcaagagcatcaccaACTGGCCTACCCCGAAGACAATCACtgaagtccgtagcttccacGGTCTAGCCTCATTTTACAGGAGATTCATTCGAAATTTTAGTGCAGTCATGGCACCTATTACCGAATGTATAAAGCAGAGTAAAGGCAAGTTTGAGTGGACAACAGCGGCAACAAAAGCCCTCCATcttatcaagaagaagatgacggaGGCCCCGGTATTACGCCTGCCAGATTTTAATCGTGTATTTGAGGTGGCAACTGATGCTTCGCATATTGGGTTGGGAGGTGTGCTGATACAAGAAGGGCACCCTATCGCTTTCTATAGCGAGAAACTCAACGATGCCAAGCGACGCTACTCGACTTACGATTTGGAGCTCTATGCTGTCATCCAAGTGTTACGCCATTGGAGACACTATCTTATTGGTAAGGAATTTATTCTTTACACcgatcatgaagcactcaaacATCTCCATTCTCAGAAGTCAATCAGTCAGAAGCATGCAAAGTGGGTTGCTTACCTACAAGAGTTCGTCTTTGCGATGAAATACAAGGCTGGTAAAGAGAACACGGTGGCTGATGCTTTAAGCCGAAAAGTTCTCACTATCAATACTTTTTCAGCACATGCCGTTAGTATTGAACAGATACGAGATGAGTACGCGTCTGATAAGGATTTCAGAGTTCTATATGCAGAGTTACAGCAAGGTGAGCAACACCCTAAATATTCTGTCCACAATGGTTATTTGTTCTTCGGAACGCGATTATGCATTCCAGACTCCTCCCTACGACATCACATCATAAGGGAGTTACACGGAGGAGGTTTGGGAGGCCACTTCGGCAAGGACAAGACCATCATACAGGTGACTGATCGGTACTACTGGCCACACATTGCAAAAGACGTAGATCATGTCATCAAAAG AGGTTGTTCGACTGCATGGCTGCCAAGTACTATTGTCTCTGATCGTGACGTCAAGTTTATGAGCTATTTCTGGAAGACATTGTGGCTAAAAACTAACACAAAGCTACAATTTTCAACTGCATTCCATCCACAAACTGACGGTCAGACAGAGGTTGTTAATAGAAGTTTGGGGAACTTGTTGAGGTGCTTAGTccgagattatgagaagacatggccagcAATCCTTGACATAGCTGAGTTTGCCTACAATAGCTCTGTGAACAGGACAACGGGGCGCACGCCATTTGAGATATTACTTGGAATTCAGCCGCAACGCCCAATTGATCTTGTTCCACTCCCACCCCAGGCTCGAATCAGCCTTGAAGCTGATGAATTCTTGCGCCACATCACAGAGGTGCATGCAAACGTGCGACGACGTATTGCCTTAAGTAATGATGTCTACAAGACTACAGCTGATCGTCATCGTCGTTATGTGGAGTTTAAACCAGGAGACATGGTTATGGTTCGCATAAATCCTGAGAGGTTCCAACCTGGTGTTAACACAAAGCTCCATCCAAAGAAGATGGGTCCTTAtaaggtgctgaaacgtataggaccAAATGCTTATGTGCTCGAATTACTTGAGGAAATGACCATAAGCgatgtcttcaatgtagctgACCTACATCTTTATGTGGGACATCATTCAGATGATGGTGACCTGGAACAAATGCTAAGGCTGCCCCAACTTACACCACCTCTTGAAGATGTTATTGAAGAGGTTTTGGATGATACTTACAAAACCACTCGTcgtggcaccggttatcacacttttcttgtcaaatgGAAGGGACGACCACGGACTGATTgcacttggattcatgctgatgactTCAAGCGACTCGATCCTGACTTATATGAGCGTTACATGTCTTTCACCCATTCGTCGGAGACGAAT CTTGTGTCTGGAGAGCCCTTTCTAACTGCCTTCCAACGCAGTCATGCCTTCTTCATCGCCAGATCTCAGTCGTCCCTGGTTGTTGTCTTTGCTGGAACACCAATGCAGATGTTGAtcacctcttcttga